One genomic region from Candidatus Xiphinematobacter sp. encodes:
- the zwf gene encoding glucose-6-phosphate dehydrogenase: MPSQPCTLIIFGATGDLTHRKLIPALYNLWIDGNLSSALTILGFARREKSNEQFRSELKETAEKFSRQKIDRARWERFASSIYYSRGAFGDPEQYTSLSKALDMLDAQRETRGNRLFYLAAAPEQFEVILENLRMSKLNTTRANGWTRVVIEKPFGTDLLSAQRLNSLVEGVCPEHSTYRIDHYLGKETAQNIMVLRFANALFEAVWNARYIHHVQITASETIGVEGRAGYYEQAGALRDIVQNHLLQLLCLIAMEPPIDLGADSIRDEKVKVLRSLRPIIGDEVPLYVVRAQYTAGTISGQEALAYREEHGVSPQSCTETFVALHVNIDNWRWAGVPFFIRVGKRLPKRRTEIAVHFKGVPHILFKKATQEVEENVLAICIQPDEGVFLQVSAKLPGSTVRIQPVKMNFHYGTSFGRATPEAYERLLLDAINGDASLFARRDEVEEAWRFVDGIRSHWNTFSAKDIAFYPAGSWGSPEADRLTEAYGAKWRCL, translated from the coding sequence ATGCCATCACAGCCTTGTACTCTTATCATCTTCGGGGCCACTGGTGATCTTACACACCGCAAACTTATCCCAGCGCTCTACAATCTTTGGATAGATGGCAATTTATCCTCGGCGCTGACCATACTGGGATTTGCTAGGAGAGAGAAATCCAACGAACAGTTCCGTTCCGAGCTGAAAGAAACGGCAGAGAAATTTTCCCGCCAGAAGATCGATAGAGCACGTTGGGAACGCTTTGCTTCCTCGATTTACTATTCTAGGGGAGCATTTGGGGATCCAGAGCAGTATACTTCTCTTTCGAAGGCTCTAGATATGCTGGATGCACAACGGGAGACACGCGGTAACCGTCTCTTTTATCTGGCAGCAGCTCCTGAGCAATTTGAAGTAATCCTGGAGAATCTTAGGATGAGCAAGTTAAACACAACCCGAGCCAATGGTTGGACACGCGTCGTCATAGAAAAGCCGTTTGGAACAGACCTATTGAGCGCTCAGCGCTTGAACTCGCTAGTTGAGGGAGTTTGTCCGGAGCATAGCACTTATCGCATTGACCATTATCTTGGAAAGGAAACTGCCCAGAATATCATGGTGCTCCGCTTTGCAAATGCCTTATTTGAAGCGGTATGGAATGCTCGTTACATTCACCACGTGCAAATTACGGCAAGTGAAACTATTGGTGTGGAAGGTCGTGCGGGCTATTATGAGCAGGCAGGTGCCCTGCGAGACATAGTACAAAATCATTTACTACAGCTTCTTTGTCTCATCGCGATGGAACCGCCAATTGATCTAGGAGCTGATAGCATTCGTGATGAAAAAGTCAAGGTGTTGCGCTCCTTACGTCCTATCATAGGAGATGAGGTACCTCTCTATGTGGTACGGGCCCAATACACGGCTGGCACTATTAGTGGTCAGGAAGCGCTTGCTTACCGTGAAGAGCATGGCGTGTCTCCACAGTCCTGTACAGAAACCTTTGTGGCCCTCCACGTGAATATTGACAACTGGCGCTGGGCCGGGGTCCCCTTCTTTATTCGAGTTGGCAAGCGTCTTCCCAAGCGGAGAACAGAAATTGCCGTCCATTTTAAAGGTGTCCCACATATTCTCTTTAAGAAGGCCACCCAAGAAGTAGAGGAGAACGTCTTGGCTATTTGTATTCAACCCGATGAAGGTGTCTTTCTTCAAGTGAGTGCCAAACTGCCAGGCTCTACCGTGCGGATCCAGCCGGTTAAGATGAATTTTCATTATGGCACTTCCTTCGGAAGGGCCACCCCAGAAGCCTACGAGCGACTTCTATTAGACGCTATAAATGGCGATGCGTCGCTCTTTGCTCGTCGAGATGAAGTAGAGGAAGCCTGGAGATTTGTGGATGGTATCCGTTCCCACTGGAACACCTTCTCCGCGAAAGATATCGCCTTCTACCCAGCTGGAAGTTGGGGTTCTCCGGAGGCAGATCGTCTCACCGAGGCATACGGCGCAAAATGGAGGTGTTTGTAG